In the Nitrospirales bacterium LBB_01 genome, one interval contains:
- the clpS gene encoding ATP-dependent Clp protease adapter ClpS: MGKTWREIKESIETHVKEKYKTPSLYKVILLNDDYTTMDFVVYVLRHIFNKPTDEATRLMLNVHRQGAAVCGIYTKDIAETKIATVHDLAIQHGYPLKCTMELE; encoded by the coding sequence ATGGGAAAGACATGGCGGGAAATTAAGGAGTCAATTGAGACACACGTAAAGGAAAAGTATAAGACGCCCTCGTTGTACAAAGTCATCCTGTTAAACGACGACTATACCACTATGGACTTTGTCGTGTATGTCCTAAGGCATATATTTAATAAACCAACCGATGAGGCAACGCGGTTGATGCTTAATGTGCACAGGCAGGGGGCGGCAGTTTGCGGGATTTATACAAAAGACATCGCAGAAACAAAAATAGCCACGGTTCATGACCTTGCAATACAGCACGGGTATCCGTTAAAATGTACTATGGAGCTTGAATAG
- a CDS encoding class I SAM-dependent methyltransferase, protein MAQVICKFCGHAIARPSLDNITCGDKYYSVFFCDKCEIGMTVPEPDNAQMSKLYEVGKYREKKGRRFVPFVEYLILTFRHSRRRRIERFRKNGRILDIGCGRGLFLHIMRQCGWDVSAVEFDEITASNISETFGIHCISGHPELWSFSESSFDVITLNHVLEHVPWPLEMLNKCTALLKPDGLIVIAVPNFSSIQATYGKDNWFHLDIPYHLSHFTEDGLIRIIEQRGFEIVRVRRFDLEYSPFGWLQSLLNSVGVKKNILYSYILDMEWSKKLIKDVPEFYVLIVVFLFIFFAPISLFLSLYESYVKKRGGVIEIFAMKKKTLSATIKTHDTKII, encoded by the coding sequence ATGGCTCAAGTCATCTGTAAATTTTGCGGTCATGCGATAGCCAGGCCGTCTCTGGATAACATAACCTGCGGTGATAAATACTACAGCGTTTTTTTTTGTGACAAGTGTGAGATCGGCATGACTGTTCCAGAGCCAGATAACGCACAAATGTCAAAACTCTATGAAGTCGGCAAGTACCGTGAAAAAAAGGGGAGGAGGTTTGTCCCCTTTGTGGAGTATCTGATACTAACATTTAGACACTCCCGCAGAAGACGTATAGAGCGTTTTAGGAAAAACGGCAGGATTCTTGACATAGGCTGCGGACGCGGACTGTTTCTGCACATCATGAGACAATGTGGCTGGGATGTCTCAGCAGTGGAATTTGACGAAATAACAGCTTCAAATATATCTGAGACTTTTGGTATTCACTGTATATCCGGCCACCCTGAGTTGTGGAGTTTTAGCGAATCCTCATTTGATGTAATAACTTTAAACCATGTTTTAGAACACGTCCCTTGGCCGCTTGAAATGCTGAATAAATGCACCGCCCTGCTAAAACCAGACGGACTTATTGTTATTGCAGTGCCTAATTTTTCAAGCATCCAGGCAACTTATGGAAAAGACAATTGGTTTCATCTTGATATTCCATATCATCTTAGCCACTTTACCGAGGACGGATTGATACGCATTATAGAGCAGCGTGGATTTGAAATTGTAAGGGTACGGCGTTTTGATCTTGAGTACTCGCCGTTTGGCTGGCTTCAAAGTCTTTTAAACTCAGTGGGGGTCAAAAAAAACATCCTCTACTCATACATCCTTGACATGGAGTGGTCAAAGAAACTGATTAAAGATGTTCCAGAATTTTATGTGCTTATAGTTGTTTTTTTATTTATATTTTTTGCGCCAATATCCTTGTTTCTTTCACTTTATGAATCGTACGTGAAAAAAAGAGGTGGTGTTATAGAAATTTTTGCGATGAAAAAAAAGACTCTTTCTGCAACAATTAAAACGCATGATACGAAAATTATTTGA
- a CDS encoding peptidoglycan DD-metalloendopeptidase family protein: MKRKVFYLFIFVFLIYGVDCHAEALKEKYKKIQDDIKENKEKLDQAKKKESSILSEIERAGRELNKINSEITRDRKKIKELEDNIKVVKADITKTTKVVQAVKKNLKKRFQLIQRYGYGLDRLIVVLNAEDFNELLKVNRYMARLTTTEYKQMKEYKDLSAKLSDKEKSIRVMYEDINKRNEQLIAAENSLIRKKQEHQNILSSVKKEQFKYAAMLNELESTSKQIKEIIEKSDSDLSDQGKEFRSLKGSLRWPVKGQVSIPYGSHQDPQFKTPVFRYGIYISTDDNEKVHAVYEGKVAYADTFKGLGQVVILSHGLGYHTVYANLSSISQKQADYVKAGDVLGIAGASGVLNATGIYFEVRYKGKPVDPMQWLKQR, translated from the coding sequence TTGAAAAGAAAAGTGTTTTATTTATTTATTTTCGTGTTTCTCATTTATGGTGTAGATTGTCACGCTGAGGCACTGAAGGAAAAGTACAAAAAGATACAGGATGATATAAAGGAAAATAAGGAGAAGCTGGATCAGGCAAAGAAAAAAGAAAGCTCCATACTGAGTGAAATAGAAAGAGCAGGACGAGAGCTTAATAAAATAAACTCCGAAATTACAAGAGATAGAAAAAAAATAAAAGAGTTAGAGGATAATATAAAAGTGGTTAAGGCAGATATCACTAAGACAACAAAAGTTGTGCAGGCAGTCAAAAAGAACCTTAAGAAAAGGTTCCAGTTGATACAACGGTACGGCTACGGACTGGACAGATTAATCGTGGTGCTTAACGCTGAGGATTTTAACGAGCTTTTAAAGGTCAACAGATACATGGCAAGACTGACAACCACTGAGTATAAACAGATGAAGGAGTATAAGGATTTATCTGCAAAGCTCTCTGATAAGGAAAAATCCATTAGGGTGATGTACGAGGATATAAATAAACGAAATGAACAGTTGATTGCGGCAGAAAACTCCCTGATAAGGAAAAAACAAGAGCATCAGAATATTTTGTCTTCTGTGAAAAAAGAGCAGTTCAAGTATGCCGCTATGCTAAATGAGCTTGAATCTACGTCAAAACAAATAAAGGAGATAATAGAAAAAAGCGATTCCGATTTGTCTGACCAGGGAAAGGAATTTCGCTCACTGAAGGGTTCCTTGCGGTGGCCAGTCAAGGGGCAGGTTTCAATACCGTACGGTTCACACCAGGACCCGCAGTTTAAGACGCCGGTTTTCAGATACGGCATCTACATAAGCACCGATGACAACGAAAAAGTTCATGCCGTGTATGAGGGAAAGGTGGCATATGCAGATACCTTTAAGGGACTTGGGCAAGTGGTTATATTAAGCCATGGACTTGGGTATCATACTGTGTATGCAAATCTGAGCAGCATATCACAAAAACAGGCTGATTACGTAAAAGCAGGCGACGTGTTGGGTATAGCAGGTGCTTCTGGTGTTTTAAATGCAACAGGAATATACTTTGAGGTAAGATATAAGGGGAAACCGGTTGACCCTATGCAATGGCTTAAACAACGATAA
- the ftsE gene encoding cell division ATP-binding protein FtsE, with amino-acid sequence MIVLEKASKYYDAQAALKNVSFSIKKGELAFVTGPSGAGKTTLFKLLYLAETPDEGTITIAGFNTSNLKEATIPFLRRNIGVVFQDFKLLNNKTVFDNIALALRIRGIMERETKERVHSVLKLVNLRHKSDKYPATLSGGEQQRITLARAIVGEPSVMLADEPTGNLDAENEDNIMKIFKHINNKGTTILIATHNRALFTNTGKRVFYLDEGALAKEEIA; translated from the coding sequence ATGATAGTGCTTGAGAAGGCTTCAAAGTACTACGATGCGCAGGCGGCTTTAAAAAACGTTAGTTTCTCTATAAAAAAAGGGGAGCTTGCCTTTGTTACAGGCCCAAGCGGCGCCGGGAAGACCACTTTGTTTAAACTCCTTTACCTTGCCGAAACACCCGATGAGGGAACAATAACCATCGCAGGGTTTAACACCTCTAACCTTAAAGAGGCCACAATCCCGTTTCTAAGGCGAAATATAGGCGTTGTGTTTCAGGATTTTAAGTTATTAAACAATAAGACAGTCTTTGACAACATTGCACTTGCGCTGCGAATTAGAGGGATAATGGAGAGAGAAACCAAAGAACGTGTCCATAGTGTATTAAAATTGGTAAATCTCAGACATAAGTCCGATAAGTACCCGGCAACCCTCTCCGGAGGTGAGCAACAGCGAATCACACTGGCACGTGCCATTGTGGGCGAGCCATCCGTTATGCTTGCCGATGAGCCTACCGGTAACCTTGATGCTGAAAATGAAGACAATATCATGAAAATATTTAAACACATAAACAACAAGGGCACAACCATACTGATTGCTACTCACAACAGAGCGCTGTTTACCAATACCGGTAAACGGGTGTTTTATCTGGATGAGGGTGCACTTGCCAAAGAAGAGATAGCGTAG
- a CDS encoding ABC transporter permease: MFSVKMALDSIFREKWINFLTMATLGVLLFIFFAILLVLYNVEILTSKIPEKLSTLVVLKDDVSKEEITAVESEAKRSKLVKSIDFISKEAAMDDLKKVFKSDDFILKGFGENPLFNSFEIKFKSDEDVKTTDIKALIAKLKKHRAVDDVEFGQAQMESLSALKRGVRSIGITLSTTFACAVVFISYTTVKILFYRRKEEIEIYKLLGATRGFIRLPFFLEGSIVGFCGGLSGAVMLQVLNKITLSKLTAEIPLFAVVNIPYTVFLLFPVIGLMLGLGGAVLAVGRVRY, encoded by the coding sequence ATGTTTTCCGTTAAAATGGCGCTGGATAGCATTTTTCGGGAAAAGTGGATTAATTTCCTTACAATGGCGACTCTTGGCGTTTTATTGTTTATTTTTTTTGCAATACTTCTTGTCCTCTATAATGTGGAGATTCTTACCTCCAAAATACCTGAGAAACTCTCCACACTTGTTGTGCTTAAAGATGATGTTTCAAAGGAGGAGATAACCGCCGTTGAAAGTGAAGCCAAACGAAGCAAACTTGTAAAGAGCATTGACTTCATCTCAAAGGAGGCGGCTATGGATGACCTTAAAAAAGTTTTTAAATCTGATGATTTTATATTAAAAGGGTTTGGCGAAAATCCTCTTTTTAATTCTTTTGAAATCAAATTTAAAAGTGATGAGGATGTTAAAACAACCGATATAAAAGCATTAATAGCAAAACTAAAAAAACACAGGGCGGTTGATGATGTTGAGTTTGGACAGGCTCAGATGGAATCCCTTTCGGCTTTAAAGCGCGGAGTTAGGTCTATCGGCATAACACTTTCCACAACCTTTGCCTGTGCTGTGGTTTTTATAAGCTATACGACTGTAAAGATATTGTTTTACAGAAGAAAGGAGGAAATTGAGATATATAAACTTCTGGGTGCCACCAGAGGGTTTATCAGACTGCCTTTTTTTCTGGAGGGATCTATAGTTGGTTTTTGCGGCGGACTTAGCGGAGCTGTTATGCTTCAGGTTCTTAATAAAATTACGCTTTCTAAGCTTACTGCAGAAATTCCCCTGTTTGCAGTAGTTAACATTCCCTATACGGTGTTTCTGCTGTTTCCGGTGATTGGTTTGATGTTGGGGCTTGGGGGGGCTGTGCTTGCCGTGGGACGAGTTAGGTATTGA
- a CDS encoding acylphosphatase has protein sequence MVTQKRNKRAHLTIEGRVQGVCFRAFTAETARREGVRGWVRNLDSGDVEAVFEGTESAVSKVVAACYKGPPGALVTNVKLKWPEYKGEFETFSIRY, from the coding sequence ATAGTGACACAAAAGAGGAATAAGCGAGCACATCTGACTATTGAGGGAAGGGTGCAGGGTGTGTGTTTCAGGGCGTTTACGGCAGAGACTGCACGGCGTGAGGGTGTGCGCGGATGGGTCAGAAACCTAGACAGCGGCGATGTTGAGGCTGTGTTTGAGGGGACGGAAAGTGCCGTGTCAAAGGTAGTAGCTGCCTGTTATAAGGGGCCTCCCGGCGCTCTTGTTACCAATGTAAAGTTAAAATGGCCGGAGTATAAGGGAGAGTTTGAAACTTTTTCTATCAGATATTAA
- a CDS encoding outer membrane lipoprotein carrier protein LolA, which produces MKKLLVISILLITVSSLFAGKPFVSMIKDYYESVKDIRGSFVQLSKLKDLEKELSFTGSFYIKPPGRMSWRYEGTESQEVYINEGALIVYQKKNAQAFRSKYDEKTIGQTPLALLRGFKDVQINYNVEEKDGFTRFTPKQSSFNLRYFDVYPSKDGFPISKIVVYDKNENVVELTLSGVSINTGLENALFKFTPPPGVSIIDN; this is translated from the coding sequence ATGAAAAAATTGTTGGTAATTTCTATTTTGTTAATTACGGTATCGTCGCTATTTGCAGGCAAGCCGTTTGTCTCTATGATTAAAGACTACTATGAATCGGTAAAAGACATACGGGGGAGTTTTGTTCAACTAAGTAAGCTAAAGGATTTGGAAAAAGAACTATCGTTTACAGGGAGCTTTTATATAAAACCACCAGGGCGGATGTCCTGGCGGTATGAGGGCACAGAGAGCCAGGAGGTTTATATAAACGAGGGTGCATTGATAGTTTATCAGAAAAAAAACGCTCAGGCTTTCCGGTCTAAGTATGATGAGAAAACAATCGGTCAGACTCCGCTTGCACTTTTACGGGGGTTTAAGGATGTCCAGATAAATTACAATGTTGAGGAAAAAGACGGCTTTACACGGTTTACGCCAAAACAGTCAAGTTTTAATCTCCGGTATTTTGACGTTTATCCGTCCAAGGATGGGTTTCCAATCAGTAAAATAGTGGTATACGATAAAAATGAAAACGTGGTTGAGCTTACTCTGTCAGGTGTCAGTATAAACACAGGACTGGAGAATGCGCTGTTTAAGTTTACACCGCCTCCGGGAGTTTCCATAATAGATAATTAA
- the wbaP gene encoding undecaprenyl-phosphate galactose phosphotransferase WbaP, producing MKKFIQVCSLVLMDLAAYYSSLYLSWHVREDVLPFFFTFETDNYSIYYYLELWWIPAIFVFFIANQQIYTARTTFWDENKKLFHAITLAFVVLMAVVTLGRIPGLVSRPVLVSLWLSSFFIYPLFHLYGKKLLFQTGICKEKVLVLGAGKTGKLISTWLARETHIGYDVIGYLDDDTEKIGTFIDGKKVFGAVRHYTKFVKELKINTIIIAMPSLGPELTSSMAFEIQQKVKNTLIVPNLYGVALLNTELLHLFYEEIFLLKVRNNLKYLINRALKRVFDLVVSLTLMPFVLLLMTAFGIAIKLQSAGPIIYSHERIGKNGKVFRCYKFRTMVKDSEDLLTELLNSNQELKEKWEKYWKLPNDPRVTPIGAFLRKTSLDELPQIFNVLLGSMSLVGPRPYLLREMGAIEDHLEAITTVAPGITGLWQVSGRNNTTYEYRIRLDIWYIMNWSLWLDVFILLRTVKVVLSMKGVS from the coding sequence ATGAAAAAATTCATACAGGTATGCTCACTTGTGCTAATGGACCTTGCTGCCTACTACAGCTCTTTGTATCTGTCGTGGCATGTCAGGGAGGATGTTTTACCCTTTTTTTTTACATTTGAGACAGATAACTATAGTATTTACTACTATCTTGAGTTGTGGTGGATTCCTGCTATTTTTGTTTTTTTTATAGCTAACCAGCAAATATACACGGCAAGGACAACGTTTTGGGATGAGAATAAAAAACTCTTTCATGCTATAACATTGGCTTTTGTTGTGCTGATGGCGGTGGTCACTCTGGGACGCATTCCGGGTCTTGTCTCCCGCCCTGTGCTGGTATCATTGTGGTTATCTTCTTTTTTTATCTACCCGCTGTTTCATCTATATGGTAAAAAACTGTTGTTTCAAACCGGCATATGCAAGGAAAAGGTACTGGTGCTTGGAGCCGGGAAAACCGGAAAACTGATTTCAACATGGCTTGCCAGAGAAACCCATATAGGATATGATGTGATAGGGTATCTTGATGATGATACGGAAAAAATAGGCACTTTTATAGACGGCAAAAAAGTATTTGGCGCAGTCAGGCATTACACTAAATTTGTAAAAGAACTTAAGATAAACACTATTATAATCGCTATGCCGTCTTTGGGCCCGGAGTTAACGTCTTCAATGGCTTTTGAGATTCAACAAAAAGTAAAAAACACCCTGATAGTGCCAAATCTCTACGGAGTGGCATTGCTTAACACAGAGCTTCTGCATTTGTTTTACGAGGAGATATTTCTGCTTAAGGTAAGAAACAATCTGAAATATCTTATTAACAGGGCGCTTAAAAGAGTGTTTGACCTTGTTGTTAGCCTTACGCTTATGCCTTTTGTGCTTTTACTTATGACGGCATTTGGTATAGCCATAAAATTACAGTCAGCCGGGCCAATAATTTATTCGCACGAAAGAATCGGTAAAAACGGTAAAGTGTTTAGGTGTTATAAGTTCAGAACGATGGTTAAGGACTCAGAGGACCTTCTTACGGAGCTTTTAAACAGCAATCAGGAGCTTAAAGAGAAGTGGGAAAAGTACTGGAAACTTCCCAATGACCCGCGAGTTACTCCGATAGGTGCGTTTTTAAGAAAAACATCGCTTGACGAGCTGCCGCAGATTTTTAATGTACTATTAGGGAGCATGAGTTTAGTGGGCCCAAGACCATATTTACTGAGGGAAATGGGTGCCATAGAAGACCATCTGGAGGCCATAACGACAGTTGCTCCCGGAATAACCGGTCTATGGCAAGTCTCAGGCCGTAACAACACAACTTACGAATACAGGATAAGGCTTGACATCTGGTACATAATGAACTGGTCACTGTGGCTTGATGTTTTTATACTATTGAGAACCGTCAAAGTGGTTCTTTCAATGAAGGGAGTGAGCTAA
- a CDS encoding tetratricopeptide repeat protein, translating to MISISTLPIVKGDTDIFYHLSGGRYITTHMKIPTTSYFSFVSPQRMWVDYYWLFQVFTYKIYSLFGSFGLVFVRSLIFLVTELIVFMFLLKGKNKSLPYVTFIFSMYFLLLLPRGLQSRPHAVSYLCVAVFIYILEFKREKIWLLPVIAALWVNFHGIEYPVMILIAGTYLFEAYVSRVRERRHFTKDEYVFLLSLTLVLCCVYLTPHGVALLKTSFISTKYASEYITELVKLPLSNYFSFSVNTKEVSSQTVFSLFLIVTVTAVAASIRKLRLSHLILFLAGAVLILKANRFTLEFSLLVLPLISASSPVKKSDGALFHTPSIVVVSLILMTIPFIYVQMLLKALPVSKSVVPHGVVSFLKKVNTGGTIMNHPNSGGFLEWELYPKYKIFMDMEIPFLFKDEDMFDAVSSFTNPSALRRFLSAYKPDYISVPLPNGTFKDMIAQYPEYRIVFFDDVEVLYAKNSEITEKYVLKTIDPFTLTGLDIRRLTPDIRESFLKEMRLVNATDPDIELVNQVLAIILTEEKKYDEAMVYVDAMIRVSPLNPRASLLKGDLLNRQGKYKEAVKALKTALSNAAEDAVKKDIYKKLWYSYSSLKKDKEAYEMLSKAIDIFTFGSTHEDLYALGLLAFTTGKTDEAFTLFTFAIKKAPDNDTLWKERIEKMLLQYKDYKKINATSK from the coding sequence ATGATTTCAATAAGCACGCTGCCTATTGTTAAAGGGGATACAGATATATTTTATCACTTAAGCGGCGGCAGATATATAACGACCCATATGAAAATTCCCACTACGTCTTATTTTTCCTTTGTGTCTCCGCAAAGAATGTGGGTTGACTACTATTGGCTGTTTCAGGTGTTTACTTATAAGATTTACAGTTTATTTGGCAGCTTTGGTCTGGTTTTTGTGAGGTCACTCATTTTTCTGGTAACAGAACTGATAGTGTTTATGTTTCTCTTAAAAGGCAAAAACAAATCATTGCCGTATGTCACATTTATATTTTCCATGTACTTTCTCCTCCTGCTGCCACGAGGGCTGCAGAGCCGCCCTCATGCCGTCAGTTATTTGTGTGTGGCGGTATTTATATATATATTGGAATTTAAACGGGAAAAAATATGGCTTCTGCCTGTGATAGCAGCTCTGTGGGTTAACTTTCACGGCATAGAATATCCGGTTATGATTCTCATTGCCGGAACTTATCTTTTTGAGGCTTATGTTTCAAGAGTTAGGGAAAGGAGGCATTTTACAAAAGATGAGTATGTTTTTTTGCTGTCTCTGACACTGGTCTTGTGTTGCGTGTATCTTACCCCTCATGGAGTTGCATTGCTTAAGACCTCCTTTATCAGTACAAAGTATGCCTCAGAGTACATAACAGAACTGGTGAAGCTGCCGCTGTCTAATTATTTTTCCTTTAGTGTAAACACAAAAGAGGTCTCCTCTCAAACTGTTTTTAGTTTGTTTTTAATTGTAACAGTCACTGCTGTTGCGGCAAGCATAAGGAAACTGCGTTTGAGCCATCTGATTCTGTTTCTTGCAGGAGCGGTTCTTATTCTTAAAGCAAACAGGTTTACACTTGAATTTTCGCTCCTTGTGCTTCCTCTGATTAGTGCAAGCTCTCCTGTAAAAAAATCCGATGGCGCTCTGTTTCACACCCCTTCAATAGTTGTCGTATCGCTGATTCTTATGACAATCCCATTTATATACGTGCAAATGCTGCTTAAAGCGCTACCCGTATCAAAGTCTGTAGTTCCTCACGGAGTCGTGTCATTTCTAAAAAAGGTCAACACTGGCGGCACTATTATGAACCACCCCAATAGCGGCGGCTTCCTTGAGTGGGAACTGTACCCAAAGTACAAGATATTTATGGATATGGAAATCCCTTTTTTGTTTAAAGATGAGGATATGTTTGACGCTGTAAGTTCATTTACAAATCCGTCAGCATTAAGGAGGTTTCTAAGCGCCTACAAACCCGATTATATATCTGTCCCATTGCCTAATGGCACATTTAAAGATATGATTGCACAATACCCTGAGTATAGGATCGTGTTTTTTGACGACGTTGAAGTTTTGTATGCAAAAAACTCTGAAATTACAGAAAAATACGTCCTTAAAACAATTGATCCATTCACACTGACAGGGTTGGATATAAGACGTTTAACACCTGATATCAGGGAGTCATTTTTAAAGGAGATGAGACTTGTCAACGCAACCGACCCAGACATTGAGCTTGTAAACCAGGTTCTTGCCATTATTCTAACAGAGGAAAAAAAATATGACGAGGCAATGGTTTATGTTGATGCGATGATAAGGGTCTCCCCGCTTAATCCGCGAGCGTCTTTGCTAAAGGGGGATTTACTTAACAGACAGGGCAAGTACAAGGAGGCTGTGAAAGCATTGAAAACCGCACTTTCAAATGCAGCCGAGGATGCGGTAAAAAAAGATATTTATAAAAAACTCTGGTACAGTTATTCAAGCCTTAAAAAAGATAAGGAGGCTTATGAAATGCTTTCAAAAGCCATTGATATTTTTACCTTCGGCAGCACACACGAGGACTTGTATGCTCTTGGGCTTCTTGCTTTTACAACAGGAAAAACTGACGAGGCTTTTACATTATTTACCTTTGCTATTAAAAAAGCCCCAGATAATGACACACTGTGGAAAGAAAGAATTGAAAAGATGCTGCTCCAGTATAAAGATTATAAAAAGATCAACGCTACGTCTAAGTAA